From a single Myotis daubentonii chromosome 5, mMyoDau2.1, whole genome shotgun sequence genomic region:
- the SCRG1 gene encoding scrapie-responsive protein 1, with the protein MKFIVLVTIGLTLLLGVQTMPANRLSCYRKILKDRNCHSLPEGVADLTKIDVNVQDHFWDGKGCEMICYCNFSELLCCPKDVFFGPKISFVIPCNSH; encoded by the exons ATGAAATTTATAGTACTTGTCACCATTGGGCTGACTTTGCTGCTAGGAGTCCAAACCATGCCTGCAAATCGCCTCTCTTGCTACAGAAAGATACTAAAAGATCGAAACTGTCACAGCCTTCCAGAAGGAGTAGCTGACCTGACAAAGATTGATGTCAACGTCCAGGATCATTTCTGGGATGGAAAGGGATGTGAGATGATCTGTTACTGCAACTTCAGCGAATTGCTCTGCTGCCCAAA agatgTCTTCTTTGGACCAAAGATCTCCTTTGTGATTCCTTGCAACAGTCACTGA